One window of Dysidea avara chromosome 11, odDysAvar1.4, whole genome shotgun sequence genomic DNA carries:
- the LOC136238968 gene encoding uncharacterized protein isoform X3, translating into MEQHQNEDNCFTKHRERFFNVSEEMFDTIDRQDDYGKVIIIMENNYSMSINNTQRVLNGMSLTCRYYTDINSYKYQLQEVLLHKDVLTNELLEKITSLLINLQVAASSLQNIRMTASNKVCLEFSPEEYKYIYALSMADNSSDLLYKLRISSHTWQYQLEPCALV; encoded by the exons ATGGAGCAACATCAGAA TGAAGACAACTGCTTCACAAAACACAGAGAAAGATTTTTTAATGTATCAGAGGAGATGTTTGATACCATTGACAGG CAGGACGATTATGGAAAAGTCATAATAATCATGGAGAATAACTACTCCATGTCCATCAACAACACACAACGCGTATTAAATGGGATGAGTTTAACCTGTAGATATTACACTGATATTAATTCTTACAAATATCAACTACAAGAGGTCTTGCTTCACAAAGATGTGTTAACCAATGAGCTACTTGAAAAGATAACTTCATTACTAATCAACTTACAAGTTGCTGCAAGTAGTCTACAAAACATTAGG ATGACTGCTTCCAACAAAGTCTGCTTAGAATTTTCTCCTGAAGAATACAAGTACATTTATGCATTAAGCATGGCTGACAATAGTAGTGATCTTTTGTACAAGTTGAGGATCAGCTCACATACCTGGCAGTACCAACTGGAACCTTGTGCCTTGGTTTAA
- the LOC136238968 gene encoding uncharacterized protein isoform X1, with the protein MFYLFFSLITVTTCTMVNSEDNCFTKHRERFFNVSEEMFDTIDRQDDYGKVIIIMENNYSMSINNTQRVLNGMSLTCRYYTDINSYKYQLQEVLLHKDVLTNELLEKITSLLINLQVAASSLQNIRMTASNKVCLEFSPEEYKYIYALSMADNSSDLLYKLRISSHTWQYQLEPCALV; encoded by the exons atgttttatttatttttctcACTGATTACTGTTACTACATGTACTATGGTCAACAGTGAAGACAACTGCTTCACAAAACACAGAGAAAGATTTTTTAATGTATCAGAGGAGATGTTTGATACCATTGACAGG CAGGACGATTATGGAAAAGTCATAATAATCATGGAGAATAACTACTCCATGTCCATCAACAACACACAACGCGTATTAAATGGGATGAGTTTAACCTGTAGATATTACACTGATATTAATTCTTACAAATATCAACTACAAGAGGTCTTGCTTCACAAAGATGTGTTAACCAATGAGCTACTTGAAAAGATAACTTCATTACTAATCAACTTACAAGTTGCTGCAAGTAGTCTACAAAACATTAGG ATGACTGCTTCCAACAAAGTCTGCTTAGAATTTTCTCCTGAAGAATACAAGTACATTTATGCATTAAGCATGGCTGACAATAGTAGTGATCTTTTGTACAAGTTGAGGATCAGCTCACATACCTGGCAGTACCAACTGGAACCTTGTGCCTTGGTTTAA
- the LOC136237533 gene encoding tyrosine-protein phosphatase non-receptor type 11-like codes for MDQPSNWHPLSDSPLPLFATKVLPYHMRERVDDMSCVASKGSPTGFAEEFDHLHSYQCKVVHSRKEGTKPANQSKNRYPNIIPFDYNRIVLKTFHRSSSDYINAIVDKSQVRRESTSPHRDACNDFWNMLHEEDISIIIMATNESEHDNDRCACYWPKIAQTKTYGKIRVQAMSVDKSQVYVLREFYLLREQQSKIRLTVSLHLVARQGRDA; via the exons CCATTATTTGCAACTAAAGTGCTACCATATCATATGAGGGAACGAGTCGATGACATGTCATGTGTGGCTAGCAAAGGATCACCTACTGGATTTGCTGAGGAGTTTGATCATCTCCATAGTTATCAGTGTAAAGTGGTACACAGCAGAAAGGAAGGAACCAAACCAGCTAATCAGTCAAAGAATCGTTACCCAAACATTATACCTT TTGATTACAACAGGATTGTACTGAAAACATTTCACCGTTCATCGTCTGATTATATTAATGCAATagt GGACAAGTCCCAGGTTCGGAGAGAAAGTACATCGCCACACAGGGATGCTTGTAATGATTTTTGGAATATGTTACATGAGGAAGACATCAGCATCATAATTATGGCTACCAATGAAAGTGAACATGATAAC gataGATGTGCCTGTTACTGGCCCAAGATAGCTCAGACCAAGACTTATGGAAAAATTCGAGTACAAGCAATGTCAGTGGATAAGAGTCAGGTGTACGTTTTGAGAGAGTTTTATTTGTTGAGAGAACAGCAGTCCAAAATACGTCTCACAGTATCACTTCACCTCGTGGCCAGACAAGGCAGGGATGCCTGA
- the LOC136238968 gene encoding uncharacterized protein isoform X2, translating into MFYLFFSLITVTTCTMVNSEDNCFTKHRERFFNVSEEMFDTIDRDDYGKVIIIMENNYSMSINNTQRVLNGMSLTCRYYTDINSYKYQLQEVLLHKDVLTNELLEKITSLLINLQVAASSLQNIRMTASNKVCLEFSPEEYKYIYALSMADNSSDLLYKLRISSHTWQYQLEPCALV; encoded by the exons atgttttatttatttttctcACTGATTACTGTTACTACATGTACTATGGTCAACAGTGAAGACAACTGCTTCACAAAACACAGAGAAAGATTTTTTAATGTATCAGAGGAGATGTTTGATACCATTGACAGG GACGATTATGGAAAAGTCATAATAATCATGGAGAATAACTACTCCATGTCCATCAACAACACACAACGCGTATTAAATGGGATGAGTTTAACCTGTAGATATTACACTGATATTAATTCTTACAAATATCAACTACAAGAGGTCTTGCTTCACAAAGATGTGTTAACCAATGAGCTACTTGAAAAGATAACTTCATTACTAATCAACTTACAAGTTGCTGCAAGTAGTCTACAAAACATTAGG ATGACTGCTTCCAACAAAGTCTGCTTAGAATTTTCTCCTGAAGAATACAAGTACATTTATGCATTAAGCATGGCTGACAATAGTAGTGATCTTTTGTACAAGTTGAGGATCAGCTCACATACCTGGCAGTACCAACTGGAACCTTGTGCCTTGGTTTAA